Below is a genomic region from Patagioenas fasciata isolate bPatFas1 chromosome 5, bPatFas1.hap1, whole genome shotgun sequence.
agctggagggttTCACCTCCCAAAAGGAAATTCTTCGTAGCTTAAAAGAATCAGCATCCAGGAGGTACATTAGCGAGCAGGAAAGGGGGGAGGATAAGGAAGGGGGGGTCCCACGctaaaaacaagagaaaataagaatgtggggggacagggacagaaagaCGTATCGGTCCTCGCAGAGAAAAAGCCAACGCGTGATCACCTCTAATCCTTTGAAAAATGTCCCGGTAAGTGCGCAAAGAAAGAGCCCTTTGTGCCCTGGGGATCGCCCCCGCCACCCCGCCGGGGCCACGCTGGGAAGGCCTTAACCTACCCCCCCGGGAAGGCCTTATCctgcccccccggcccggcccgaccCGGCCCTCCTccggcagccccggcccggcctgACCCCGCTCGGAGCGAGGGGACCCTCGCTGCCAGGTACCCCCGGGTGGGACCCTAGCAGGGACCCGGCCCCCACCCCGCGgacactggttttgtttttacaggTGTCTGGAGGGCAATTTACTAACAAGTAATTAAAGGTTGCACCAGTTTGCAAGCGCGTCGGGCCAAAGGCTCCCTGCAAGACAAGAGGGGATGCATATGGAGAGGGATCTGTCCTTCCTCATTAAAAAATAGAATAATAAaggcagggagggaagagagggagagaaagaaaatacaaatccTTTATTGTTTAGAAACAAGCCGGGGAAGCTGGCTGTCTCCCCTGCGCCTCGCATTCGGCAGGGAAGGTAGCGCGGATCCGGTATCACGTTGCAGATCTTCACTCGAGATAACGAAATGCGATCTATTTTTCAGAACAGCAAGTGGATGGGAAAGGAATCCTCTACAACACAAACCTCATTGACTTAATGGGTCGGTTTTGGATTTCGCCTTCGAAAGGTTCGGAAAGCGGCAGCGTTGTGTTACTGGCCCGCCGGCTCCCAGCCTCCAACCCCGGTTATCATCACGCCGAGACGAGGCACCGAAAAAAATGCCGCCGATTTTATTTTGTCGCGCTATTTGTTTCCCTCACAGCCtcacacttaaagaaaaaaatattaaatttattttcGGTTGGAGAAGAGGTTTATTTCTAAGGTCGGGGGGGAAAAGGAAGTCGTGTtcgctttttcttttttactttgttttgtttttttggcgaAATCGAGGAAAACCGGCAGAGCGTTGCGTGGGATCCATCTTCATCCCCGCTATGCGCTGGATAACGCTGCATCGAATAAATAAGCGAATAAATGAATATCCAGCACAAACGGAGGTGGTCGTTGCCCCGGCAAATGGGGCAAGGCGCGGAGGCCCCCGCGGCCGCGCACCGGCCCCCTCGGCCGCCGCCTCCTCACCGCGGGCGCGGAGCTGCCAGGCCCCGGCGGCGGAGGGAAAGCCGGCGTGGGGGGGCAAACGGGGTGGAAACGGGGTGACCCGTCCGGGCTACTCCTTCTCGGCCGAAAAACCGACGAGCGAGGAGCGACCGGCGGCAGCTCCGCCGCTGTGTTGTTATTGAGTTATTtgtatctgacttttttttcctttttaaatttttcttttagagCGACACGaaaccacctcttttttttttggagggggggacGGGGAGGGCTGTTTTTAAGAGGCTAGATGGGGTGGTTTGGGAATTCATTTACCTCTTTTCGTGGTTTAAAGTGAAAGGTTTCCAATTTTTAGGAAAACCAACCCCGGGCAATAATTAACATTGATGCTGACCAGTTCTCGTCTGCAGCGTTTAACTCCCAGGTAGAGCCCAGCGAGTCCGTCCCCTCCTTCTGTGAAAGCTGGTGACACAGAAGAATAAAGTCCCGCTCGGAAATCGCGGGGAAGCCTTCGGATCAGCCCTCGCCCGTCCCTGTCAGCTCTGTCGCCGGCCGTGTCGGGATAATTTGCCTATTCCCAGCAAGAGCGGTGTTTGTTTTGCTCGGCCttttgaaggaaaaggaaaaaaaaaaaaaaaagacaactgtgAGGACAAGAGAAAACTGCGCTTGTTAAAATGCAAAGGAGCTttgcttttctctcctcctcATCCTGAAGACATAAGCCCTCAGGTCCGTGTTTTTCCCGGACTGAGCACCTTattagacagaaaaaaacccccaccaacattaaaaataaacagcaataaaaaggAGGGATGGGGAGCCCGTCTCCCAGCTGGGCAGGACACTGCTGCTCCAGGACGTGGCCGCGGGCGGCTGCGAGCCCATGCGTTATAATTCTGCGCACTTGCTCCAGACTTTAGGGTATTAGTTGATTTTAGAGCCGGGTTTAAGGCTCCGTTCCGGTCCCCACACAGCTGCCTTGTCAATAAGGATCTGCTCCAAGCAGACATTCCTTCTGGGAGGACATTGCAGCTCTTTAAGACTTCATCTGCAACATCATAACTACTAAAATAAAATGGCAAGGGAAAATTACCAGACACATGGTCATGGGATACAGAAGCGCCCTGACTCCAGCGCACATAGTAAAGTCACTGTACAGACTGGGTGGCAGGGGCTTATTTTAAACCGCCCCGAGACGCGAAGTAcatgggagaggagaaaaaaaaatctaggattAGGAAAATATCGGGACTGGCCTTTCCCATATCGTATCGCGACGAGCGGAGCGGGCAGAGGCTGCGGACAGGGAGCGGGCAGCGGGAGCGCCGCCGGCCCCGGTTGGAGCCCTCCTCAGCCTCGGCCACAAACGGGCAGCTCTTAGCTTTAAGCATTTAAAGTCAAATAAATCCGAATGTCTTTAGAGAAGACAAACAGGTTTTAAAGAGCCTCGCGATGGTTATTAGCACCCGCGGAGAGAACTCATTCGTGAATCAAAAGCGTTCAGGAGTGTGCTTAAAATACTGGTTTCGACTTATCTAATCAAAGATAAATACAGTCATAAAGACACCTTCTTCCCGCCGCTCCCCTGCCCTTATCTCACCGTATTGTCCTCATCTCCCAACCCGTCCCGGCTACTGACAATGGATTATCTTTGCTTAGGGAGCCTAattgttttctaattttttaaaataattgcttttcagCGAGGTGTGCAAATGACGATTAGGGTAATTGAAGCGCCGCCGGTCGGTGCAGTTTCTCTGCCCGCCACCCGTACGGCTGCCGCGGGGGCTCCGTGGGGCTGCCCCTGACCCACCgcggggaccccccgggacctCCCCGCGCCCAAGCGGCGCAGACTAGGAGGCAGGGGACGCACatggggaaggaagagggggcGCAGGGGTACCGCGTATGATTCAGCTATTCACTAAAGCATTATTTATTCATCCCCAGCATTAAGGTAATTAAATACGGGCTGCCTTGGCATGGGGacagcgggcggggggggggacacaagtagtttgtggagagaaaaaaagaagagtggaAGAAAGATGAAGTCCGCAGGGAGCGGCTTCCCCAGGGATGCGCCCGAGGGGTGTGGGGCGGCGGGGTTTCCCACCCGCCCGCAGCCGCCACCGGGGCCGGGACCGCACCCGcgcagaggcggcggcgggaaGCGCAGCCTCGGCGGCCGAGGTCGGGGCCGGATCCCCGTCGCCAGGCTCCGCCCGCCCGTGTCGAGGCTCTgcccgccgggccgggctgggctgggctgggccgggctgggctgggctgggctgggctgggctgggccgggccgggccgggcccgccgcGGTGGGGGCCGAGCCGCGGGCGCCCAAtcagcgcggcgcgggggctcggGCACTTTAAGCGCGGCAGCGGCGGAGCGGGGACAAAGTCCCCCCGGCGCCGCGACCAGCATCCCCGCTCGACCGCCCCCGGCTGCCACCGCGCCTCCCCGCTCTGGGGCCGCGATCGGGACCAGGACTGGGACTGGACCCGGCGGGCGGCTTCCCCCCGCCCCTCCGCCGCTGCGCTCCCGCGGGGTACCcaccgccttctcctcctcctcctgccgcctccgcgcccggccaTGTCGATGCTGCCGTCGTTTGGCTTCACGCAGGAGCAGGTCGCCTGCGTCTGCGAGGTGCTTCAGCAAGGGGGGAACCTGGAGAGGTTGGGCCGGTTCCTCTGGTCGCTGCCGGCCTGCGATCACCTGCACAAGAACGAGAGCGTCCTGAAGGCCAAGGCGGTGGTGGCCTTCCACCGCGGGAACTTCCGCGAGCTCTACAAGATCCTGGAGAGCCACCAGTTCTCCCCCCACAACCATCccaagctgcagcagctctggctgaAGGCTCACTACGTGGAAGCCGAAAAACTGCGGGGCAGACCATTGGGCGCCGTCGGCAAATACCGCGTCCGCCGAAAATTCCCTTTGCCCCGAACCATCTGGGACGGCGAGGAAACCAGTTATTGCTTCAAGGAGAAATCACGGGGCGTGCTGCGGGAATGGTACGCACACAACCCCTACCCGTCCCCCCGGGAGAAGCGGGAACTGGCCGAAGCCACTGGTCTCACCACCACCCAAGTCAGCAACTGGTTCAAGAACAGGAGGCAGCGGGACCGAGCGGCAGAGGCGAAGGAAAGGTacctgccacccacctccctcTATTCTCCCCGTACCCCGTTTTGCCCCCGTGAGGGGAGCGACCGGGAACCTCGGGAGAGCGGCGAGCATTCGGCGGCGGATGGGACGGGAGCGACGAAATATCTCGCTCCCTccggttttttttctcttttaaatttccTGAAACACTTTCGTTTCTCTCCCCTCCGGGGAAACCCGAGTGGGTTTTCCATCTCAGACCCACCGGATCCCGTTCCCCGCTGCCCGACCCCAACTGCCCGGGGGGTACAGCAAGCCCCTTACCTGCCTCTCCAGGCCGCTCCGCCGCCTTTGTTTGCTGCCTCCCACCCCGAGTAAACTGGGAACGATGCGGCCCCGGAGCCGCCGGGGAAGCGGTCGGGATGCCGGGTCGATTATTGCCTGGGATCGGGCGGAGTAGTTCCGAAGCCCAGAGGAGAGATGCAGCCCCGGGTTGGACAGGGGAGGAACCGGAGGGAAACCGGGATCGGGACGCGCTGGCCGGGCCGAGCCGCCGCCCCGTACCGAGGCCACCCCGGGCGGCGCCGCCCGGGGTGGCCTCGGTACGGGGCGGCGGCTCGGCCCGGCGACGCTGACAACCACCAAGAGCATCGTCCCTGCTTTTTATCTCCTCCAGCAACCTCCCCACCGAGCCTCCTAGAGAATATTCTGCACCCTGCTCGTCCTCGGGCCGTACTTTCATTTTTacctaaaaaaaattaaagttcaccccccccccaattccccggTGCTCCCACTTTTCCTCCTCACCGAAATTATCGGGCGATGCGGTGGACACCTATTTATAGGAGGGTGAAAAGAAATAGGGACGATCCGTTATGAAAATATTAGATGCCTTTCTGCTCCCACGATGAAGTAAAACGCAAAGGATTAACGGGGGGCATTAGCACAGCGCCCATCCCCGGCGTCTCCCTCCCGCCGTAACAAGCCCGTtgggttttcttgcttttctgcaGGGAGAACACAGAAAACAACAACGCGGCCAACAACAAACCGAACCAACTCTCGCCTCTGGATGGGAGCAAACCCCTGATGTCCAGCTCCGAGGAAGAATTTTCTCCTCCCCAAAGCCCGGATCAGAACTCGGTCCTGCTCTTGCAGGGAAACCTGAACCACACCAGGAGCTCCGGCTACTCCCTGAGTGGCTTAGCCGCATCCCAAACCCCTCACAGCCTCCAAGGCCACCAGCTCCAGGACTCGCTGCTGGGACCCCTCACGTCCAGCCTGGTGGATCTGGGATCCTAAAGGCCTGCGGCGGGCGGCTAGAGGAACGGGAGAGGAGGTTTCGCTCGGGGACAGAGGCTCTGGGTTGTACATAGAGGACAGCACCCGTTTTTACAGCTCACCCGCTGATTCTTGACGGGACTCTCGGCTTTTTTCACACAACCCCACATCGGCTCCTGGTCCAGTTCCCCTAAGCGTCTCCCACTatcatctttttgttttgtttttgtttatttttttttttcaagtagccAAACGCAGCGAGCGGCAGAAACCCTCAGCCCTTCGAGTTCAAACGATCTGGTCCCAGCgggaattacaaaaaaaatccccaaacctagATGGATCCGATTCCACCCAAATAAATCCCAGCCCCGCAGGAGCGGTGGGGCAGGGGTGGCCGGGCAAATCGCGGCTCCTCCCGCCCTGGTCCCCGCAGGGCCGGCGAGGAGCTGGGACGGAGGCAAAGGGAGCAAACGTCTGTACCGAGCCCTGTGGCGGAgcgggaggagggaggggaagttACGTTTACATTTTTCATATTTAGCCTTACCAGAAAGTTTTCGAtgtagtttaaattaaaaaaagaaaatggaaaaaaaaaaaggcaaaagctgcAGTATTAGAGTTTTAACAAGTGCCTACGTCTTAGCGCGGCCGGGCGAGGCGGGCAGCGAGCGAGCTCCCGTGGGCCCGCGCCCCCCCCCGCTTCCTTCTCCTCGGTGGTGAAATGCATCGATGTGGCTAAAAATTAGAGTaagaataatattaataaaagtcTCCTGTTTTCTCCTGAACGAGTATTACTCAGGCTGCCCCGCCGGCTCCGCGCTGCCTTCTCCCGTCTGTCCCCGCTCGTCGTCTTCCTCCTTCGGCTTGCAGAGAGCCCGCGGACGACGCTGTCTGTCTCGAGTATTTGTTACCAAAAATCGCATGTGCTTTCAGGTTTATTTTCTATTGTACCTAACCAGTCTAAATTAAAACAACGCTGATGATGGAACATCCAGGCTGCGCTTTTCTTTGCAGGGGCGAGCCTGTGCCCCTCTGCCCACCCTTAACCCCGTGCCAACGGAGGCGCTTCGGGGTTGCAGGGGGAGCCGGTACCTTCGTAAccgaggaaggaaggggacagggGACCCGCCGGAGCGGAATGCGTGGGGTTGCCCCTTGGGAGCCGGCGCCTGGCCGGGAGGGAGTTGCTCGTCCCCGCCGCTGTTGGGGCCTCGCTGCGGCCAGGCCGGTGGTGTCGGTCCCCCCTGTTAGCGTTTTGCATCGTTAAGTGCGTGTTTATTTAAGTCGCTGCAGTGTTTATTCTCGGGGTCTTGGGCCATGGAGAAATGTCACCCTCTGCAGGAAGGTCTTGCCCGGCCGGAGCGCTCCGAGTCCAGCCCGCTCGCTCCCCAACGGCGCCCGCCGTCCCCGGCACCCGGACACGCTCCGCAGTCCCCGGCAGACCCTTCACCCACGTCGGGACGCGGCGGCGCATCCGTCCTGCCCCTCGTCCTCCTCGGCTCCGGCTACGGGGGCGCCCGGGCTGCGGAGGCGGTTTCATTGCCCTCCGGCCTGGCACCGGTCGCCCCATCGGAGCGCCCAGCCCAGATCCCGCCGGGCTTCCTGTGCCCCCGACTCTTGCGGGAGGGCATGACCGGGGCAGTGGGGGACCGCCCCCCGCCCGGGCAGGACCCGAAGCGGTTCCGTGGGAGCAGCGTGGAGGGCGCAAATCCCGCGCGGATGGGCGCGCAGCTGCGTGTCTGCGGGCATCCACGACCGCGGACGGAGACGGAGCAAAACCCGACTTGGAGTGAGAGCACCGTGTATCCTCACCCAGAGACCCTCATGGCCTTTCCCGAGGGACTCATCCagccccgacgtgatccttcacGGAACAGCGCAGCCCCCTCCAGCCTTCGGGCAGAAAGGAGGGAACCGCCAGGGAAACGAGGCAGATTTTTAGGGTGAGGAGCTCTGCACCCCTAGGATGGATAAGCTCCAGCTCCTTTGTTTTTCCAAGCCACGGGCTCGATGAAGAGGAAGGATAAATATTGTCCTGGGGTCCAGCCCTGCGTGGCAGAAAAACCAAGCAGGGACGCGCAAACCAGGCGttattttcaaagcaaacagCGCAGAGACGCTTCCTGCGCGCAGGCTGCACCAGAGCTGACCTTCTAGGGGCCGGAGGGATAGCT
It encodes:
- the SIX1 gene encoding homeobox protein SIX1, which produces MSMLPSFGFTQEQVACVCEVLQQGGNLERLGRFLWSLPACDHLHKNESVLKAKAVVAFHRGNFRELYKILESHQFSPHNHPKLQQLWLKAHYVEAEKLRGRPLGAVGKYRVRRKFPLPRTIWDGEETSYCFKEKSRGVLREWYAHNPYPSPREKRELAEATGLTTTQVSNWFKNRRQRDRAAEAKERENTENNNAANNKPNQLSPLDGSKPLMSSSEEEFSPPQSPDQNSVLLLQGNLNHTRSSGYSLSGLAASQTPHSLQGHQLQDSLLGPLTSSLVDLGS